The following are encoded in a window of Thermococcus sp. MV5 genomic DNA:
- a CDS encoding adenosylcobinamide amidohydrolase, with the protein MEAFVYSFKSQMMSLSNAPYNGGVFRANGFFFMQVHKNYNGDYKRDCFEFAQANGLKNFVGFMTAANIRKVLSTAEFGNVKAYVTAGITNPAIAGNNPPQFLGKTINIALVIEEGLTLGAMVNAIMTATEAKTYALLNLGYNATGTTSDGIGVFAFRGEQEWAGTATELGMHIARAVRKAIKESLKKWEMTKSPL; encoded by the coding sequence ATGGAAGCGTTTGTATACTCCTTCAAATCTCAGATGATGTCTCTCAGTAATGCACCATACAACGGAGGAGTTTTTAGGGCTAATGGGTTCTTTTTTATGCAAGTTCATAAAAACTACAATGGTGATTATAAGAGAGACTGTTTTGAATTTGCGCAGGCAAACGGGTTGAAAAATTTTGTGGGTTTTATGACTGCAGCAAATATAAGAAAAGTTCTCTCTACTGCAGAGTTTGGAAACGTCAAAGCATATGTTACTGCTGGAATAACAAATCCTGCAATAGCTGGAAACAATCCTCCGCAATTTTTGGGCAAAACAATCAACATAGCTTTGGTTATTGAAGAAGGACTTACACTGGGGGCAATGGTGAATGCTATAATGACTGCAACAGAGGCAAAAACTTATGCCCTTTTGAATCTTGGGTATAATGCTACTGGCACAACAAGTGATGGGATTGGTGTGTTTGCCTTTAGAGGAGAGCAAGAATGGGCTGGAACTGCCACAGAGCTTGGAATGCATATAGCCAGAGCAGTTAGAAAAGCCATAAAAGAAAGCTTAAAAAAATGGGAGATGACTAAGAGCCCCTTGTGA
- a CDS encoding 50S ribosomal protein L16, whose product MALRPAKIDRYVDKPAYTRREYIRGAPGPRITIFDMGNPAGDFEFEVSLHTAEPVQIRQNALEAARTQLNRFLSKNVGRSNFHYKIRVYPFQILRENPMATGRKADRYGNGMRRPFGKPIGLAARLKKDQKILTVRVNRQHLKFALAAMKRASMKFPCKCYYRIYDKEGNDVTTKVLSTL is encoded by the coding sequence ATGGCTTTGAGACCAGCTAAGATTGACAGATACGTTGATAAACCTGCTTACACAAGAAGGGAGTACATTAGAGGTGCCCCTGGTCCGAGAATTACCATATTCGACATGGGGAACCCTGCTGGGGATTTTGAATTTGAAGTTAGCCTTCATACAGCAGAACCAGTTCAGATTAGACAAAACGCCCTTGAAGCTGCAAGAACCCAACTTAATAGATTCCTTAGCAAAAACGTTGGTAGAAGCAACTTCCACTATAAGATTAGGGTTTACCCATTCCAAATACTCAGAGAGAACCCAATGGCAACTGGAAGAAAGGCCGACCGTTATGGAAATGGTATGAGAAGACCATTTGGGAAGCCAATTGGGCTTGCCGCAAGACTGAAAAAGGACCAAAAGATCCTTACAGTTAGAGTTAACAGACAACACCTCAAATTTGCCCTTGCTGCCATGAAAAGGGCAAGCATGAAATTCCCGTGCAAGTGCTACTACAGAATCTATGATAAGGAAGGGAATGATGTTACAACCAAAGTGCTCTCCACCCTCTGA
- the cobT gene encoding nicotinate mononucleotide-dependent phosphoribosyltransferase CobT, translated as MIMLVILGNTEISMIPGISVAGATPELTKLTPPADAEYLFYEKPRIIDAIPVTPEGHPTPAIITKASKELANFPVLIVRGGTYLAPLVPHVHISSSIGKDFRREKALPRCREIIEKAENFGKELNKLNLKEIVIGESTPGGTTTAQAVLWALGYKAKTSSASPSNPLHLKETTIIEGFNRVGIEIGDLKNNPLKALEEFGDPMMATVIGISRGFRGRILLAGGTQMLAVTALLNAFGENLERYTIITTKWVIKDKSSTFKKTAKELGIDYQYIHLDFSKSRFKGLRDYEKGYVKEGVGAGGAAWLALKIGFTEQDIERKVEELYEKLTRGS; from the coding sequence ATGATTATGCTCGTGATTTTGGGGAACACTGAAATATCCATGATACCCGGAATAAGCGTTGCTGGAGCAACCCCAGAGCTAACAAAGCTAACTCCTCCAGCAGATGCAGAATATCTCTTCTACGAAAAGCCAAGAATTATCGATGCAATACCCGTAACTCCAGAAGGCCACCCCACACCAGCCATAATAACCAAAGCATCGAAAGAACTTGCAAACTTTCCAGTCCTCATTGTGAGGGGAGGAACTTATTTGGCACCTCTCGTTCCTCATGTGCATATAAGCAGCTCTATTGGAAAAGACTTTAGAAGAGAAAAAGCACTACCAAGATGTCGAGAAATAATAGAAAAGGCAGAGAATTTTGGCAAGGAGCTCAACAAATTAAATTTAAAAGAAATTGTAATTGGAGAGTCAACTCCAGGAGGAACCACAACAGCCCAAGCTGTCTTATGGGCTCTAGGTTATAAAGCAAAGACTTCCTCAGCCTCTCCAAGCAATCCACTGCATTTAAAAGAAACAACAATAATAGAAGGATTCAATAGAGTAGGCATAGAAATAGGAGATCTAAAGAATAACCCTCTAAAAGCTCTGGAAGAATTTGGAGACCCCATGATGGCCACAGTTATAGGGATTTCTAGGGGATTCAGGGGGAGAATACTTTTGGCAGGTGGAACACAAATGCTAGCAGTTACAGCATTGCTAAATGCCTTTGGAGAAAATCTCGAAAGATACACCATTATCACAACAAAGTGGGTAATAAAGGATAAAAGCTCAACTTTTAAGAAAACAGCAAAGGAACTTGGCATAGACTACCAATATATCCATTTAGACTTTTCAAAGAGTCGTTTTAAGGGCCTTAGAGACTACGAAAAAGGTTATGTTAAAGAAGGAGTTGGAGCCGGAGGAGCAGCATGGCTGGCATTGAAGATAGGATTCACAGAACAGGATATCGAGAGGAAAGTAGAAGAGCTTTATGAGAAACTCACAAGGGGCTCTTAG
- a CDS encoding alanine--glyoxylate aminotransferase family protein: MQFEDAYKEVYEIVKPKYKLFTAGPVACFPEVLEIMKVQMFSHRAKEYKQMHVDTVERLKKFLEVEKGEVLLFPSSGTGVMEASIRNGISKKGKVLVTIIGAFGKRYKQVVESNGRTAITLEYEPGKAVKPEDLDEILKKNPNVEAVTITYNETSTGVLNPLPELAKVAKEHDKLVFVDAVSAMGGADIKFTKWGIDVVFGSSQKAFGVPPGLAIGAFSERFIEIANKAEEKGWYFDIPRYIKVQNEKQGPPSTPAMPQEFGLNVVLRIIEKMGGKEKWLDMYKKRSEMIRDGVKDIGLEILAEPGYESPTITAVLTPEGIKGDQVYNAMRERGFELAKGYGEGIKEKTFRIGNMGYMTFEDIQEMLQNLKEVIEELKTKV, encoded by the coding sequence ATGCAATTTGAGGACGCTTATAAGGAAGTATATGAAATAGTAAAACCAAAGTACAAGCTTTTTACTGCTGGTCCAGTCGCATGTTTTCCAGAAGTTCTTGAAATAATGAAAGTCCAAATGTTCAGCCACAGGGCCAAAGAATATAAGCAAATGCATGTAGATACCGTTGAAAGACTTAAAAAATTCCTTGAAGTTGAAAAAGGAGAAGTTCTCTTATTCCCAAGCTCCGGAACTGGAGTTATGGAAGCAAGCATAAGAAACGGTATTAGTAAAAAGGGAAAAGTTCTCGTCACAATCATAGGTGCTTTTGGAAAAAGATACAAACAGGTTGTTGAGAGTAATGGAAGAACAGCCATAACTTTAGAATACGAACCTGGAAAGGCCGTTAAGCCTGAAGACCTCGATGAAATTCTTAAGAAAAATCCAAATGTTGAAGCTGTCACTATAACTTACAACGAAACGTCTACTGGTGTTCTCAACCCATTACCAGAACTTGCTAAAGTCGCCAAAGAGCACGATAAGCTTGTTTTTGTTGATGCTGTAAGTGCCATGGGTGGTGCAGACATTAAATTCACTAAGTGGGGAATAGATGTTGTTTTTGGAAGCTCTCAAAAGGCTTTTGGAGTCCCACCAGGTTTAGCAATCGGAGCATTCAGTGAACGTTTCATAGAGATAGCAAACAAAGCTGAGGAGAAGGGCTGGTACTTTGATATTCCAAGATATATAAAAGTCCAAAACGAAAAACAGGGCCCCCCATCAACACCAGCAATGCCCCAAGAGTTTGGACTCAATGTTGTCCTGAGAATAATCGAGAAAATGGGCGGGAAAGAAAAATGGCTTGATATGTACAAAAAGAGAAGCGAAATGATAAGGGACGGAGTAAAAGACATTGGTTTAGAGATTCTTGCAGAACCAGGATATGAAAGTCCCACAATAACCGCCGTACTTACACCAGAAGGCATCAAAGGAGATCAAGTTTACAACGCAATGCGTGAGAGAGGCTTTGAGCTGGCCAAGGGGTATGGTGAAGGAATCAAAGAGAAGACCTTTAGAATCGGCAACATGGGTTACATGACCTTTGAAGATATCCAGGAGATGCTCCAAAACCTAAAAGAAGTAATAGAAGAACTAAAAACGAAGGTTTAA
- a CDS encoding uracil-DNA glycosylase family protein, with amino-acid sequence MLLRLEVLKKVGELYLNPNNFRVMPLTLQNWRDFLSLSERIYGIYARTIYNPKERFLVKTRKDEKIVDELTRLYWTFMEMPSRFCHEEYYEHQLKIKAFDGLPFANGWVGSGIVLVGEAPGKRGCGFTGICFYRDASGMLLRKTLFSLGINPDFVYLTNVVKCNPVGNKLKGFEERELSILARELEIIKPKKVFAIGRTAYRALNKLGFEGIYLKHPAWYVRRGIREPNEKILEEYAQIKEVFEWIS; translated from the coding sequence ATGCTGTTGAGGCTTGAAGTTCTTAAGAAAGTTGGTGAGTTATACCTAAACCCAAACAATTTCAGGGTAATGCCTTTAACATTGCAAAACTGGAGAGACTTTCTTTCTCTTAGCGAGAGAATTTATGGTATCTATGCAAGGACGATTTATAACCCAAAAGAGCGATTTTTAGTAAAAACCAGAAAGGATGAAAAAATTGTAGATGAACTTACCCGTTTATACTGGACTTTTATGGAGATGCCATCGAGGTTTTGTCATGAAGAATACTATGAGCACCAGCTCAAAATTAAAGCTTTTGATGGTCTACCATTTGCAAATGGGTGGGTGGGTTCAGGAATTGTTCTTGTTGGAGAAGCACCAGGGAAAAGAGGGTGTGGGTTCACAGGAATATGTTTTTATAGGGATGCCTCAGGAATGCTTCTTCGAAAGACCCTTTTTTCCCTTGGAATAAATCCTGATTTTGTTTATCTAACCAATGTTGTAAAGTGTAACCCTGTCGGAAATAAGCTAAAAGGTTTTGAGGAGAGAGAACTCTCTATTTTGGCTAGGGAATTAGAGATAATAAAGCCAAAAAAGGTATTTGCGATTGGCAGAACTGCTTACAGGGCTTTAAATAAACTTGGATTTGAGGGGATATATCTTAAGCATCCTGCATGGTATGTACGACGTGGAATAAGAGAACCAAATGAAAAAATACTCGAGGAGTATGCTCAAATTAAGGAGGTCTTTGAATGGATATCATAA
- the cobS gene encoding adenosylcobinamide-GDP ribazoletransferase, with translation MRNIIPFFTRIPIKGDFEKARKELWALPLLTPITSSLSMMIIYFNLPLKEILAILALYTTIGLLHLDGLADWADGIMVKGNQEKKIKAMKDLNTGIAGIFAVVVIFLVQVYSLTYLPFYAIFLAELNSKYAMLLALATKKSLGSGLGTYFMEKIDKKQLATGTLFYIILLFIVGFHEPKAILSVLGLLTGIYVTKISLNNFGGLNGDCIGAVGETTRAGTLLLLAFIGWNP, from the coding sequence ATGAGAAATATTATTCCCTTTTTCACAAGAATCCCGATAAAAGGAGACTTCGAAAAAGCCCGAAAGGAGCTATGGGCTTTACCTTTACTAACTCCAATAACGTCTTCTCTAAGCATGATGATTATCTACTTCAATCTTCCCCTAAAAGAGATTCTGGCAATACTCGCTTTATATACTACAATTGGCCTTCTTCACCTTGATGGCCTAGCAGATTGGGCCGATGGTATTATGGTTAAGGGGAATCAAGAAAAGAAGATCAAAGCTATGAAAGATTTAAACACCGGCATAGCTGGAATTTTTGCGGTTGTCGTGATATTCCTTGTTCAAGTATATTCCCTAACCTACCTCCCGTTTTATGCAATCTTCCTGGCTGAGCTGAACTCAAAGTATGCAATGCTCCTGGCTTTAGCAACGAAAAAATCGCTTGGATCTGGATTGGGGACGTATTTTATGGAAAAGATAGACAAAAAACAGTTGGCCACTGGCACATTGTTTTACATAATTCTTCTTTTTATCGTAGGATTCCACGAACCAAAGGCTATTCTCTCAGTTTTAGGGCTTTTAACTGGTATATACGTCACAAAGATTAGCTTAAACAATTTTGGTGGTTTGAATGGAGACTGTATAGGGGCAGTAGGAGAGACAACCAGAGCTGGTACCCTTCTTCTATTGGCCTTTATAGGGTGGAATCCATGA
- a CDS encoding cobyric acid synthase, translating into MGKALMIQGTSSGAGKSLLSLALCRILTNRGYDVVPFKSQNMSLNSAPSIEGGEISRAQYLQALASRKKPSVRFNPILLKPEGNMRSQLVFMGRPMGSVSAKEYMLSTKEELFKKAMKVLEGLIRSHDIVVIEGAGSPVEINLKNYDIANMRVAKHVNAKVLLVSDIDRGGSFAQIVGTMELLGKKERDMVIGFIFNKFRGDKSLLKPGLAYLEARYGIPVLGVVPYVEHRIPEEDSLVDFPKVKGELHIQIVKLPHISNFTDFEPLHWANGVDYVSKAEEVEGDLIIIPGSKNTVEDLLWMRDNGIENAIIEAYREGSFVVGICGGFQMLGEKIFDKFESRKGEIEGVGLLPAKTVFSRRKRTNHLNARVLWGPFAGIEIEGYEIRMGRSTSKKPFSLITAINGRKALEVEGAVGERTFGTYLHGIFHNLSFTEGFLNMLRRERGLEPVSIGEWNIEEEIENFAKVIEKNLNIDFILDKLE; encoded by the coding sequence ATGGGTAAAGCCCTAATGATCCAAGGTACTTCCTCCGGGGCCGGGAAATCTCTCTTATCTCTAGCTCTATGTAGAATCCTTACCAATAGGGGGTATGACGTAGTCCCGTTTAAAAGCCAAAACATGAGTCTTAATTCCGCTCCCAGTATTGAGGGTGGTGAAATAAGCAGGGCCCAGTATTTACAGGCATTGGCAAGTAGGAAAAAGCCTTCTGTAAGGTTTAATCCAATTCTTCTCAAACCAGAGGGGAACATGAGAAGTCAACTTGTATTTATGGGGAGGCCTATGGGAAGTGTTTCAGCTAAGGAGTACATGCTTTCAACTAAGGAAGAACTTTTCAAAAAAGCAATGAAAGTCTTGGAGGGACTTATACGCAGTCATGATATTGTGGTAATTGAGGGTGCTGGCTCCCCTGTCGAAATAAACCTAAAGAACTACGATATCGCTAACATGAGAGTTGCCAAACACGTTAATGCTAAGGTTTTGTTAGTATCTGATATTGATAGAGGAGGAAGTTTTGCTCAAATTGTGGGCACAATGGAGTTGTTAGGCAAAAAAGAAAGAGACATGGTTATAGGGTTTATTTTTAACAAATTTCGAGGAGATAAATCTCTTTTAAAACCAGGTCTTGCATATCTGGAGGCCCGTTATGGGATACCGGTTTTGGGAGTTGTTCCATATGTGGAGCATCGCATTCCAGAAGAAGACTCTCTGGTAGATTTTCCAAAGGTAAAAGGTGAGCTTCACATTCAAATCGTTAAGCTTCCTCACATAAGTAACTTTACAGATTTTGAACCCTTACACTGGGCCAATGGTGTTGATTATGTGTCAAAAGCTGAAGAGGTAGAGGGAGACTTGATAATTATTCCGGGCAGCAAAAATACTGTTGAAGATTTGCTTTGGATGAGAGATAATGGGATAGAAAATGCAATAATTGAGGCTTACCGGGAAGGTTCATTTGTTGTGGGGATATGTGGTGGGTTTCAAATGCTTGGAGAGAAAATTTTTGATAAATTTGAGTCTAGAAAAGGTGAGATAGAAGGAGTTGGTTTGCTCCCCGCTAAAACCGTTTTCTCAAGGAGAAAAAGAACGAATCACTTGAATGCCAGAGTCTTGTGGGGACCATTCGCTGGAATAGAGATTGAAGGTTATGAAATAAGAATGGGAAGGAGTACTTCCAAAAAGCCCTTTTCCCTAATAACTGCCATAAATGGTAGGAAAGCACTCGAAGTTGAAGGAGCTGTAGGGGAGAGAACTTTTGGTACATATCTGCATGGGATATTCCACAACCTCTCTTTTACAGAGGGATTCTTAAATATGTTGCGGAGAGAGCGTGGACTTGAACCAGTTTCCATTGGAGAGTGGAACATTGAAGAGGAGATTGAGAATTTTGCAAAAGTTATTGAGAAAAATCTCAACATCGACTTTATTCTCGATAAATTAGAGTAG
- a CDS encoding NTP transferase domain-containing protein — translation MIIIMAGGKSSRMGKEKPILKIAGKEMLLWVYDEAVKVDETFVALSKNTPRTRKLCLREKIPFIETSGKGYVNDLLSLLQEFGPFVSIAGDIPFVKGCDILEIKKELEDKKVSITGILPLKLVPKDLKPLVYNQYAIIGLNGVSYTGEYLLKLRNPLLALNVNTPQDLELAEKIATLIYRE, via the coding sequence ATGATAATAATAATGGCAGGAGGCAAGTCCAGCAGAATGGGAAAGGAAAAACCAATCCTCAAAATAGCAGGCAAAGAGATGCTGCTCTGGGTTTACGATGAAGCAGTGAAAGTAGATGAAACTTTTGTAGCCCTCTCAAAAAACACACCAAGAACGAGAAAACTATGCTTAAGAGAGAAAATACCGTTCATTGAAACAAGCGGGAAGGGATATGTAAATGATCTCCTTTCACTTCTTCAGGAGTTTGGCCCCTTCGTAAGCATAGCAGGAGATATACCCTTTGTTAAGGGGTGTGATATTCTCGAGATAAAGAAAGAACTAGAGGATAAAAAAGTAAGTATAACTGGCATTTTACCCTTAAAACTTGTCCCAAAGGATCTGAAGCCCCTTGTATATAACCAGTATGCGATAATTGGGCTTAATGGGGTTTCTTACACTGGAGAATACCTACTCAAACTAAGGAACCCTCTTTTAGCTCTTAATGTGAATACTCCCCAAGATTTGGAGCTGGCAGAGAAAATAGCTACTCTAATTTATCGAGAATAA
- the cobZ gene encoding alpha-ribazole phosphatase CobZ, whose amino-acid sequence MIDELNSKGITLEKMLDTAMELYIGDNRKSIRKRLRDIMLLYLGDVNVQALIKAALLLEENLIIKEDPVELVADELIGIDIAEYIGGKMALFNFFYYDTKKPGILKELPPFLDDAIGGFIAGCMTKLLEPMPSNLDIDSRKIMKKK is encoded by the coding sequence ATGATTGATGAGCTCAATTCTAAGGGGATAACACTAGAAAAGATGCTTGACACGGCAATGGAACTTTATATCGGAGATAATAGAAAGAGCATCAGAAAACGTCTTAGGGATATCATGCTGCTGTACCTAGGTGACGTCAATGTTCAAGCGCTTATAAAAGCCGCCCTTCTACTTGAGGAAAACTTAATAATTAAAGAAGATCCGGTAGAGCTTGTGGCAGATGAATTAATAGGTATTGACATAGCCGAATATATAGGGGGCAAAATGGCATTATTCAACTTTTTCTATTATGACACAAAAAAACCGGGAATATTAAAGGAACTCCCCCCATTCTTAGATGATGCCATTGGTGGATTTATTGCAGGATGTATGACAAAACTCTTGGAACCTATGCCCTCAAATCTAGACATAGATTCCAGAAAAATTATGAAGAAAAAATAG
- the cbiB gene encoding adenosylcobinamide-phosphate synthase CbiB, whose translation MDIIILLLAVVWDLALGEPPKVFHPTVWFGKIAEIFDNLYQRRTPLMDFLAGVVSMLSVCVFAFFLAQFPTFIAKYSTLLTLLVSVYLLKSSFAIKSLAIHVRDTIKEDIEEQRVYVRLIVSRDVKSLNRPHLVSASIESLAENIVDSVVAPMFYFLLFGLEGALVYRAINTLDAMIGYRNEQYEFFGKFTARMDDIANFLPARLVILLFLPFAPRRVLSYYKMAKFKINGDKPIAAMSAVLGVWLEKKGVYRFEGKEPTLEDIRRALTLYWLVVGEWIAFVCVFEIIKLFFM comes from the coding sequence ATGGATATCATAATTCTCCTTTTAGCAGTTGTTTGGGATTTAGCATTGGGGGAGCCACCCAAAGTTTTCCATCCTACAGTATGGTTTGGCAAAATAGCCGAAATTTTTGATAACCTCTATCAAAGGAGAACCCCACTAATGGATTTTTTGGCTGGTGTTGTGTCGATGCTCTCCGTTTGTGTCTTTGCCTTTTTCTTGGCTCAGTTTCCAACGTTTATTGCAAAATATTCAACTTTGCTTACTTTGCTGGTGTCTGTCTACCTTCTTAAGAGTTCCTTTGCCATCAAGAGCCTTGCAATACATGTGCGGGATACAATTAAGGAAGATATTGAGGAACAAAGGGTCTATGTAAGGCTTATTGTAAGTAGGGATGTAAAAAGCCTAAACAGGCCGCATCTGGTTTCTGCTAGTATAGAAAGCCTTGCTGAAAACATTGTGGATAGTGTGGTTGCTCCAATGTTTTACTTTCTTCTTTTTGGACTGGAGGGGGCATTAGTCTATAGAGCGATAAATACGCTCGATGCAATGATTGGATATAGAAACGAACAATATGAATTTTTTGGAAAATTTACTGCTAGGATGGATGACATTGCAAACTTTCTCCCTGCTCGTTTAGTTATTCTTTTATTCCTTCCTTTTGCTCCTAGAAGAGTTTTGTCTTACTATAAAATGGCTAAATTCAAAATAAATGGAGATAAACCAATTGCGGCTATGAGTGCTGTTTTAGGGGTTTGGCTCGAGAAGAAAGGTGTTTACAGATTTGAAGGAAAAGAGCCTACATTAGAGGATATTAGAAGAGCGTTAACGCTCTATTGGCTTGTGGTTGGAGAATGGATAGCTTTTGTATGTGTGTTCGAAATCATTAAATTATTTTTTATGTGA
- a CDS encoding ABC transporter substrate-binding protein produces the protein MKKIGVMLALLMLGVIVAGCVEQTQTTTTEGIEETSDTSTPIATNTTSRTQTVVSHYPVVVIDFAGKEVTVNKEPQKIVSLAPSITEILYFIGALDKVVGVTKFDNYPENVQEGRTVIGGFSDPNIEVIASLEPDLIVGTSMHIKYLDQLEKIAPVIIIDPKSIEEIYEAVELLGKVTNKEEKASEVVNYMEEMIEETRSKVKGAPRVKVFYIVWSDPLMSVGNGTFIHDLITIAGGENIFGDAQGWPQVSVEEVLSRNPEVIILPPHAGISAEDLCNSTLANTDAVKTGRVYTLSSDDIVSRPSPRIIEGLKEIAGFLHPEIFNFTYQPLICEATTG, from the coding sequence ATGAAAAAGATAGGTGTTATGTTGGCACTACTTATGCTTGGAGTTATAGTGGCGGGTTGTGTTGAACAGACTCAAACTACCACAACAGAGGGAATTGAAGAAACATCAGACACCTCTACTCCAATTGCGACAAATACGACAAGTAGGACTCAAACGGTTGTCTCTCATTATCCTGTGGTTGTGATAGATTTTGCTGGAAAAGAGGTCACTGTAAACAAAGAACCTCAAAAGATAGTTTCTTTGGCTCCAAGTATAACGGAGATCCTATATTTTATAGGCGCTCTTGACAAGGTTGTGGGAGTTACGAAATTTGATAATTATCCAGAAAATGTCCAGGAAGGAAGAACTGTTATTGGGGGGTTTTCCGATCCCAACATTGAAGTAATAGCCTCTTTGGAACCGGATCTTATAGTTGGCACATCGATGCACATCAAGTACTTGGACCAACTCGAAAAGATAGCTCCAGTCATAATCATCGACCCCAAAAGTATAGAAGAGATATACGAGGCTGTTGAACTTTTGGGAAAAGTAACAAACAAGGAAGAAAAAGCTAGCGAAGTCGTGAATTATATGGAAGAGATGATTGAGGAGACAAGATCAAAAGTAAAGGGCGCCCCGAGAGTAAAGGTGTTCTATATAGTTTGGAGTGATCCATTGATGAGTGTTGGCAATGGAACCTTTATTCACGATCTGATAACTATAGCTGGTGGCGAAAATATCTTTGGAGATGCTCAGGGATGGCCACAGGTTAGTGTAGAGGAAGTCTTATCGAGAAACCCCGAGGTAATAATACTCCCTCCACACGCTGGAATTAGTGCAGAAGATCTCTGTAACAGCACGCTTGCAAATACGGATGCTGTAAAAACAGGGAGAGTTTACACTCTGAGCAGTGATGATATTGTCTCAAGACCAAGTCCGAGAATAATTGAAGGACTAAAGGAGATTGCAGGGTTCCTACATCCGGAGATATTCAATTTCACATATCAGCCTCTTATATGTGAAGCCACAACAGGCTGA
- a CDS encoding ATP pyrophosphatase, translating into MKERSLSGIALFSGGKDCLYAQYLAEAQGITIPYLLVLKTTIGTSPHYENVNELEKITRAMKRELLIFDMRMGDHALAEFISSLNVDYLIAGDVFLEDHFKWITRIAKKAKIKALEPLWGKNTFELAREILTSDFEYTIIATHKEKLSKEWLGYTFSSIEDLEYFLQANPQIDPIGEFGEFHTIVLKSPFFKERLKLRKLSIKESEKYWWMKFRLVRG; encoded by the coding sequence ATGAAAGAAAGAAGTTTAAGTGGAATTGCACTATTCTCAGGTGGTAAGGATTGCCTCTATGCCCAATATCTGGCCGAAGCTCAGGGAATAACAATCCCATATCTCTTAGTTTTAAAAACTACTATTGGAACATCTCCCCATTATGAAAACGTAAATGAACTTGAAAAGATTACAAGAGCTATGAAAAGGGAATTGCTCATTTTTGACATGAGAATGGGAGACCATGCTCTAGCAGAGTTTATCTCCTCCTTGAATGTTGATTATCTTATAGCCGGAGATGTCTTTCTCGAGGATCACTTTAAGTGGATTACAAGGATCGCTAAAAAGGCAAAAATAAAAGCACTAGAACCCCTTTGGGGAAAAAATACATTTGAACTTGCAAGAGAGATTTTAACAAGCGACTTTGAATACACGATAATAGCCACGCACAAAGAAAAGCTTTCAAAAGAGTGGCTTGGGTACACATTTAGCTCCATTGAGGATTTGGAGTACTTTCTTCAAGCAAATCCTCAAATAGACCCTATCGGAGAATTTGGAGAATTCCATACAATAGTCCTTAAAAGCCCTTTCTTCAAAGAAAGACTCAAATTAAGGAAGTTGAGTATTAAAGAAAGTGAGAAATACTGGTGGATGAAGTTTAGGCTGGTGAGAGGATGA